A window of Cellulomonas fimi contains these coding sequences:
- a CDS encoding cellulose-binding domain-containing protein, with protein sequence MSIAVVRARGRVLIAALVVVLLAVVGTLLAQASRASGAVAACAVTWTNNTWPGGFTADVRLTTGTPLTSWTVTWTWPGSQQVTSAWNATVTSEGNRASARNAAWNGTVPTGGTASFGLQGSWSGANTAPTDFAVNGIPCDGRPTTTPTPTVTPTPSVTPTPTVTPTPTPTVEPTPTPTVEPTPTPTPTPTVEPTPTPTPTGDGCGSALFCDGLESQTSTTPSGAWSVVTPDCSGQGRIEVDSAVAHSGSRSLKVVGAAGYCNHVFAKAAADLSSLSQMWLRYWVRHTTALPTAHTTFLAMRDAGDGNRDLRMGGQNGALQWNRASDDATLPEQSPNGVALSSPLTTGTWHCVEVQVDRAGRLATWLDGSAVTGLTADGTPTHDVDGQWYRTAWAPRPTDLRLGWESYGDGADTLWFDDVAVAGSRLGC encoded by the coding sequence ATGTCCATCGCAGTCGTGCGCGCCCGGGGCCGGGTGCTGATCGCCGCGCTCGTCGTCGTGCTGCTCGCGGTCGTCGGGACGCTCCTCGCGCAGGCGTCGCGCGCGTCCGGAGCGGTCGCGGCGTGCGCCGTCACCTGGACGAACAACACGTGGCCCGGCGGGTTCACCGCCGACGTCCGACTGACGACCGGCACCCCGCTGACGTCGTGGACCGTCACGTGGACGTGGCCCGGGAGCCAGCAGGTGACGTCCGCCTGGAACGCCACCGTCACGTCCGAGGGCAACCGCGCCTCCGCGCGCAACGCGGCCTGGAACGGCACCGTCCCGACGGGCGGCACCGCGTCGTTCGGCCTGCAGGGGTCGTGGTCGGGCGCGAACACGGCACCCACCGACTTCGCCGTCAACGGCATCCCGTGCGACGGGCGTCCGACGACGACGCCGACGCCCACGGTCACCCCGACGCCGAGCGTGACCCCGACGCCGACGGTCACGCCGACGCCGACCCCCACGGTCGAGCCCACCCCCACGCCGACGGTCGAGCCGACCCCGACCCCGACGCCGACCCCCACCGTCGAGCCGACGCCCACCCCCACCCCGACCGGGGACGGCTGCGGGAGCGCGCTGTTCTGCGACGGCCTGGAGTCGCAGACGTCGACGACGCCGTCAGGTGCGTGGAGCGTCGTCACGCCGGACTGCTCGGGCCAGGGGCGCATCGAGGTCGACAGCGCCGTGGCCCACTCGGGCAGCCGCTCGCTCAAGGTGGTCGGCGCGGCCGGGTACTGCAACCACGTCTTCGCGAAGGCCGCGGCGGACCTGAGCAGCCTCTCGCAGATGTGGCTGCGGTACTGGGTGCGGCACACGACGGCCCTGCCGACCGCGCACACGACGTTCCTCGCGATGCGCGACGCGGGCGACGGCAACCGTGACCTGCGCATGGGCGGCCAGAACGGCGCGCTGCAGTGGAACCGCGCGTCGGACGACGCGACCCTGCCCGAGCAGTCGCCGAACGGCGTCGCGCTGAGCTCGCCGCTCACGACGGGGACGTGGCACTGCGTCGAGGTGCAGGTGGACCGGGCAGGCCGGCTCGCGACGTGGCTCGACGGCTCCGCCGTGACCGGGCTGACCGCGGACGGCACGCCGACGCACGACGTCGACGGCCAGTGGTACCGGACGGCGTGGGCGCCGCGCCCGACGGACCTGCGGCTCGGCTGGGAGAGCTACGGCGACGGTGCGGACACGCTGTGGTTCGACGACGTGGCCGTCGCGGGCTCGCGCCTGGGCTGCTGA
- a CDS encoding LLM class flavin-dependent oxidoreductase, translating into MPDYGHELTFGTFITPTNADPQVPVSLAVLTEEVGLDLVTFQDHPYQPRFLDTWTLLSYVAARTSRVHLAGNVLNLPLRQPAVLARAVASLDLLSGGRAELGLGAGAFWDAMVGMGVPRLTPGQGVDALSEAIDVIRGLWDTSTRSPLRVGGSYHSVDGAKRGPAPVHDAGIWLGAYKPRMLRLVGEKADGWLPSEGYMQLGDLARGNAAIDAAAVAAGRDPREIRRLYNLTPGSGSLVGSASAWVDALVALALDDGVGTFILGSDDPSVIETFGTEVAPAVRSAVAAARASAGTATGPVRSAAALAKRVDGIDYDAVPAGVEVVEPGDRRYAEVRSTYMRRGAPGLVLRPSTTAEVASALTYARGQRGPLAVRSGGHGISGRSTNDGGVVLDLERLSSIEVLDESSRRVRVGAGATWGAVASAIARRGWAISSGDYGGVGVGGLATTGGIGLLGRLHGLTIDHVLAYEVVLADGSVHVVSASSEPELFWGLRGAGGNLGVVTAVEIEASDVPDVVFAQMVFDATDPGALVSRWGALVQDAPRELTSFLHLSAGGRDRGPMAQAMTVWASADTSAAVEVLEPMLDVAPVLQQRAQVTPYAGIIGPVSKHHDGGAPPVSRSGLLPRMVPDAGAALGDLLLSGEASLLQLRATGGAVHDVDASATAYAHRTQEFSVTSFAGRLDRSGLDDAWDRLAYPHMDGLYLSFETDPRPERLLDAFPPATLDRLRALKRTYDPDHVFDQNFPIDPAG; encoded by the coding sequence ATGCCCGACTACGGCCACGAGCTCACCTTCGGCACCTTCATCACCCCGACGAACGCCGACCCGCAGGTCCCGGTCTCGCTCGCCGTGCTCACCGAGGAGGTCGGGCTCGACCTCGTGACGTTCCAGGACCACCCGTACCAGCCGCGGTTCCTCGACACCTGGACGCTGCTCTCCTACGTCGCCGCCCGGACCTCACGCGTGCACCTCGCCGGCAACGTGCTCAACCTCCCGCTGCGCCAGCCCGCCGTCCTCGCGCGTGCCGTCGCGTCGCTCGACCTGCTGTCCGGCGGGCGCGCCGAGCTCGGGCTCGGGGCCGGGGCGTTCTGGGACGCGATGGTCGGGATGGGCGTGCCGCGGCTGACCCCGGGCCAGGGGGTCGACGCGCTGTCCGAGGCGATCGACGTGATCCGCGGCCTGTGGGACACCTCGACCCGCTCTCCGCTGCGGGTGGGCGGGTCGTACCACTCCGTCGACGGCGCCAAGCGCGGACCGGCGCCCGTGCACGACGCGGGCATCTGGCTCGGCGCCTACAAGCCGCGCATGCTGCGGCTCGTCGGCGAGAAGGCCGACGGGTGGCTGCCGTCCGAGGGATACATGCAGCTCGGCGACCTCGCGCGCGGCAACGCGGCGATCGACGCGGCGGCGGTCGCCGCGGGACGGGACCCGCGGGAGATCCGCCGGCTGTACAACCTGACCCCCGGCTCGGGTTCGCTGGTCGGATCGGCGTCGGCGTGGGTCGACGCGCTCGTCGCGCTCGCGCTCGACGACGGGGTCGGGACGTTCATCCTCGGCAGCGACGACCCGTCGGTCATCGAGACGTTCGGGACCGAGGTCGCGCCCGCCGTCCGGTCGGCGGTGGCCGCCGCGAGGGCGTCGGCCGGGACGGCGACCGGGCCCGTGCGATCCGCCGCCGCGCTCGCGAAGCGCGTCGACGGGATCGACTACGACGCGGTGCCCGCGGGCGTCGAGGTCGTCGAGCCGGGCGACCGCCGGTACGCCGAGGTCCGGTCGACCTACATGCGCCGCGGCGCGCCCGGTCTGGTGCTCCGGCCGTCGACGACCGCCGAGGTCGCGTCGGCCCTCACGTACGCGCGCGGGCAGCGCGGGCCGCTCGCCGTCCGGTCCGGCGGGCACGGCATCTCCGGGCGGTCGACCAACGACGGTGGCGTCGTGCTCGACCTGGAGCGGCTGTCGTCGATCGAGGTGCTCGACGAGTCGTCGCGCCGCGTCCGCGTCGGGGCCGGGGCCACCTGGGGGGCCGTCGCGTCCGCGATCGCGCGGCGCGGGTGGGCCATCTCGTCGGGCGACTACGGCGGTGTCGGCGTCGGCGGGCTCGCCACGACCGGCGGCATCGGGCTGCTCGGGCGGCTGCACGGCCTGACGATCGACCACGTCCTCGCGTACGAGGTCGTGCTGGCCGACGGGTCGGTGCACGTCGTCTCCGCGTCATCCGAGCCCGAGCTCTTCTGGGGGCTGCGCGGCGCGGGCGGCAACCTGGGCGTCGTCACGGCCGTCGAGATCGAGGCGTCCGACGTGCCCGACGTGGTGTTCGCACAGATGGTCTTCGACGCGACCGACCCGGGCGCGCTCGTGTCGCGCTGGGGTGCCCTCGTGCAGGACGCGCCCCGCGAGCTCACGTCGTTCCTCCACCTGTCGGCGGGCGGCCGCGACCGCGGGCCGATGGCGCAGGCCATGACGGTGTGGGCGTCGGCGGACACGTCGGCCGCCGTGGAGGTGCTCGAGCCGATGCTCGACGTCGCGCCCGTCCTCCAGCAGCGCGCCCAGGTCACGCCGTACGCCGGGATCATCGGGCCGGTGTCGAAGCACCACGACGGCGGCGCCCCGCCCGTGTCACGCTCGGGCCTGCTCCCCCGCATGGTGCCCGACGCCGGTGCCGCGCTCGGCGACCTGCTGCTCAGCGGCGAGGCATCGCTGCTCCAGCTCCGCGCCACGGGCGGGGCGGTGCATGACGTCGACGCGTCCGCGACCGCCTACGCGCACCGCACGCAGGAGTTCTCGGTCACGTCGTTCGCCGGGCGCCTCGACCGGTCCGGCCTCGACGACGCGTGGGACCGCCTCGCGTACCCGCACATGGACGGCCTCTACCTGTCCTTCGAGACCGACCCGCGCCCGGAGCGCCTGCTCGACGCCTTCCCGCCCGCGACCCTCGACCGCCTGCGCGCCCTCAAGCGCACCTACGACCCGGACCACGTCTTCGACCAGAACTTCCCCATCGACCCCGCCGGCTGA
- a CDS encoding ABC transporter ATP-binding protein, which yields MPTPVIEVEHLRKTYGSNVAVDDVSLHVQPGEIFGILGRNGAGKTTTVEIVGGLRHADAGDVRVLGLDPRRDARRLHERVGLQLQESELPPRITVREALDLYASFYEDPADPASLVSDLGLTEKADTRFQNLSGGQKQRLSVALALVGNPEVAILDELTTGLDPHARRETWGVVEAIRQRGVTIVLVTHLMEEAERLCDRIALIDAGRVVATGTPAELAARATAEQVLRFRPSAPLPAGLLDRTPTVTHVAPTAGATADGTADTVDAADGTVEVRGTDNVVQDVLVALHQHGIRPLGLHLEQGSLEDAFVALTGRASQDAGPSVTAAKAARRAKNREN from the coding sequence ATGCCCACCCCCGTCATCGAGGTCGAGCACCTGCGCAAGACCTACGGCAGCAACGTCGCCGTCGACGACGTCTCCCTGCACGTCCAGCCCGGCGAGATCTTCGGCATCCTCGGCCGCAACGGCGCGGGCAAGACGACGACCGTCGAGATCGTCGGCGGCCTGCGCCACGCCGACGCGGGCGACGTCCGCGTCCTCGGGCTCGACCCGCGTCGCGACGCGCGCCGCCTGCACGAGCGTGTCGGCCTCCAGCTCCAGGAGAGCGAGCTGCCGCCGCGCATCACCGTCCGCGAGGCGCTCGACCTGTACGCGTCGTTCTACGAGGACCCGGCGGACCCGGCGTCGCTCGTCTCCGACCTCGGCCTGACCGAGAAGGCGGACACCCGGTTCCAGAACCTGTCCGGTGGCCAGAAGCAGCGGCTGTCGGTGGCGCTCGCACTGGTCGGCAACCCGGAGGTCGCGATCCTCGACGAGCTCACGACGGGCCTCGACCCGCACGCCCGGCGCGAGACGTGGGGCGTGGTCGAGGCGATCCGGCAGCGCGGCGTGACGATCGTGCTGGTCACGCACCTCATGGAGGAGGCCGAGCGGCTGTGCGACCGGATCGCGCTCATCGACGCGGGCCGGGTCGTCGCGACGGGCACCCCCGCCGAGCTCGCCGCGCGCGCCACGGCCGAGCAGGTGCTGCGGTTCCGCCCGTCGGCGCCGCTGCCCGCCGGGCTGCTCGACCGCACGCCGACCGTCACGCACGTCGCGCCGACGGCCGGCGCGACCGCCGACGGCACCGCCGACACCGTCGACGCCGCCGACGGCACCGTCGAGGTCCGCGGCACGGACAACGTCGTGCAGGACGTGCTCGTCGCGCTCCACCAGCACGGCATCCGCCCGCTCGGCCTGCACCTGGAGCAGGGTTCGCTCGAGGACGCGTTCGTCGCCCTCACCGGTCGCGCGTCGCAGGACGCCGGCCCCTCCGTCACCGCCGCCAAGGCCGCGCGCCGCGCGAAGAACCGGGAGAACTGA
- a CDS encoding ABC transporter permease, with protein MSTTTTAPARTVTPRRPSGARALRRLTLTEGRLFLRDPSNAFFAIVFPALLLTVLGLVMPWADQPFDDQDPILSQFTAITGYTPTVLALAIGTVAFTTYPTTIATYRQRGVLRRLSTTPVPPTRVLVAQVAVNLAALLVAAVLAFVLGVVVVGVEAPEQPLLVVGAFVLSVLAAFAVGSLIAAVAPTGPAANGIGATVYFMSLFFAGVWLPLPLMPDVVQTIAQWTPLGAAAQAMSAAWFGQPFPGVELLALAVWAVVGSPLAARLFRWS; from the coding sequence ATGTCCACGACGACCACCGCCCCCGCCCGCACGGTCACGCCGCGCCGCCCGTCGGGAGCCCGCGCGCTGCGCCGCCTCACCCTCACCGAGGGGCGCCTGTTCCTGCGGGACCCGTCGAACGCGTTCTTCGCGATCGTCTTCCCCGCGCTGCTGCTCACGGTCCTCGGGCTCGTGATGCCGTGGGCGGACCAGCCGTTCGACGACCAGGACCCGATCCTGTCGCAGTTCACGGCCATCACCGGGTACACGCCGACGGTGCTGGCCCTCGCGATCGGCACGGTCGCGTTCACGACGTACCCGACGACGATCGCCACGTACCGGCAGCGTGGCGTCCTGCGCCGGCTGTCCACGACGCCGGTCCCGCCGACGCGCGTGCTGGTCGCGCAGGTCGCGGTGAACCTCGCGGCCCTGCTGGTCGCGGCGGTGCTCGCGTTCGTGCTCGGCGTCGTGGTGGTGGGCGTCGAGGCGCCGGAGCAGCCGCTGCTGGTCGTGGGGGCGTTCGTGCTCTCCGTGCTCGCGGCGTTCGCGGTGGGCTCGCTCATCGCCGCGGTCGCCCCGACCGGCCCGGCGGCGAACGGCATCGGCGCGACCGTCTACTTCATGTCGCTGTTCTTCGCGGGCGTGTGGCTGCCCCTGCCGCTCATGCCCGACGTGGTCCAGACGATCGCGCAGTGGACGCCGCTGGGCGCCGCCGCGCAGGCGATGTCGGCCGCGTGGTTCGGGCAGCCGTTCCCGGGCGTCGAGCTGCTCGCGCTCGCCGTGTGGGCGGTCGTCGGGAGCCCGCTGGCGGCACGGCTGTTCCGCTGGTCGTGA
- a CDS encoding aspartate-semialdehyde dehydrogenase codes for MSGLTVAVVGATGQVGSVMRRLLDERDFPVGTIRYFASARSAGTTLPWRGADVVVEDVATADLSGIDIAIFSAGGGTSKEHAPRFAAAGAVVIDNSSAWRRDPSVPLVVSEVNPDALADVPKGIIANPNCTTMAAMPVLKVLHEEAGLRRLVVSTYQAVSGAGLAGVAELAGQIAAAASQDITALTHDGSAVDFPAAEKFPRTIAFDVIPLAGSVVDDGSFETDEEQKLRHESRKILGIPDLLVSGTCVRVPVFTGHSLSINAEFERPLSPERARELLSSAPGVQLDDVPTPLAAAGADPSLVGRIRQDEGAPEGRGLALFVSNDNLRKGAALNAVQIAELVAARLTATTPA; via the coding sequence ATGAGCGGGCTCACCGTTGCGGTGGTCGGAGCGACCGGCCAGGTCGGGAGCGTCATGCGGCGCCTGCTCGACGAGCGGGACTTCCCCGTCGGGACGATCCGCTACTTCGCGTCGGCCCGGTCCGCCGGTACGACGCTGCCGTGGCGCGGCGCCGACGTCGTCGTCGAGGACGTCGCGACCGCCGACCTGTCCGGCATCGACATCGCGATCTTCTCCGCGGGCGGCGGGACGTCGAAGGAGCACGCCCCGCGGTTCGCGGCCGCCGGCGCGGTCGTCATCGACAACTCGTCGGCGTGGCGCCGCGACCCGTCCGTGCCGCTCGTGGTCTCGGAGGTGAACCCGGACGCGCTCGCTGACGTGCCGAAGGGCATCATCGCCAACCCGAACTGCACGACCATGGCCGCGATGCCGGTCCTCAAGGTCCTGCACGAGGAGGCCGGTCTGCGCCGCCTCGTCGTGTCGACCTACCAGGCCGTGTCGGGCGCGGGCCTCGCGGGCGTCGCCGAGCTGGCCGGGCAGATCGCGGCCGCGGCGTCGCAGGACATCACCGCGCTGACGCACGACGGGTCCGCCGTGGACTTCCCGGCGGCGGAGAAGTTCCCGCGGACGATCGCGTTCGACGTCATCCCGCTCGCGGGCTCGGTCGTCGACGACGGGTCCTTCGAGACCGACGAGGAGCAGAAGCTCCGCCACGAGTCCCGCAAGATCCTCGGCATCCCCGACCTGCTGGTCTCCGGCACGTGCGTGCGCGTCCCGGTGTTCACGGGTCACTCGCTGTCGATCAACGCGGAGTTCGAGCGGCCTCTGTCGCCCGAGCGCGCGCGTGAGCTCCTGTCCTCCGCGCCGGGCGTCCAGCTCGACGACGTCCCGACGCCGCTCGCGGCGGCCGGGGCCGACCCGAGCCTCGTCGGCCGCATCCGCCAGGACGAGGGCGCGCCCGAGGGTCGCGGCCTGGCCCTGTTCGTCAGCAACGACAACCTCCGCAAGGGCGCCGCGCTCAACGCCGTCCAGATCGCTGAGCTCGTCGCGGCCCGCCTGACGGCCACCACCCCCGCCTGA
- a CDS encoding ABC transporter ATP-binding protein — protein sequence MTGFGVEVRDLTARYGSTTALDAVSFEIRPGAITGLLGRNGSGKTTFLSVLAAFRRRNGGTILVDGEDPWENPRIMGGTCLIRESGDVVLDEAIKENLAFLADRRPHFDREAAEALLDRFELDPDKRPDRLSRGQRSAFGVVVGIATRAPLTLLDEVHLGMDAPARYAFYDALLADWIEHPRTIVLSSHLIGEVERLLEDVVVIDKGRVIAADDAATLREQGLTVTGPADAVDAFVVGRRVVARQSLGRTAQATVIGTQADDDVRARAAGLELGAVGLQDLFVHLTDRGAGETADVLTPQESR from the coding sequence ATGACCGGCTTCGGCGTCGAGGTCCGCGACCTCACCGCCCGCTACGGCTCCACGACCGCGCTCGACGCGGTGTCCTTCGAGATCCGCCCCGGCGCGATCACCGGACTGCTCGGCCGCAACGGCTCCGGCAAGACGACGTTCCTGTCGGTGCTGGCCGCTTTCCGCCGCCGCAACGGCGGCACGATCCTCGTCGACGGCGAGGACCCGTGGGAGAACCCGCGGATCATGGGCGGCACGTGCCTCATCCGGGAGAGCGGCGACGTCGTCCTCGACGAGGCGATCAAGGAGAACCTGGCGTTCCTCGCCGACCGCCGGCCGCACTTCGACCGGGAGGCCGCCGAGGCGCTGCTCGACCGGTTCGAGCTCGACCCCGACAAGCGCCCCGACCGTCTGAGCCGCGGGCAGCGGTCCGCGTTCGGCGTCGTCGTCGGCATCGCGACGCGGGCACCGCTCACGCTGCTCGACGAGGTGCACCTCGGCATGGACGCCCCGGCGCGGTACGCGTTCTACGACGCGCTGCTCGCCGACTGGATCGAGCACCCGCGCACGATCGTCCTGTCGAGCCACCTGATCGGCGAGGTCGAGCGGCTGCTGGAGGACGTCGTCGTCATCGACAAGGGCCGCGTCATCGCCGCCGACGACGCCGCGACGCTCCGCGAGCAGGGGCTCACCGTCACCGGTCCCGCCGACGCCGTCGACGCGTTCGTCGTCGGCCGTCGCGTGGTCGCCCGGCAGTCCCTCGGCCGTACGGCCCAGGCGACCGTCATCGGCACGCAGGCCGACGACGACGTGCGTGCCCGCGCGGCCGGCCTCGAGCTCGGCGCCGTCGGGCTGCAGGACCTCTTCGTCCACCTGACCGACCGTGGCGCCGGCGAGACCGCCGACGTCCTCACCCCGCAGGAGTCCCGATGA
- a CDS encoding aspartate kinase: MALVVQKYGGSSVSDAASIKRVAKRIAAAKRAGDDIVVVVSAMGDTTDELIDLAQQITPLPPSREMDILLTAGERISMSLLAMAINNLGVKAKSFTGQQAGVITDAVHGRARIVDVVPHRIRETIEKGQVAIVAGFQGVTEETNDVTTLGRGGSDTTAVALAAGLGADVCEIYTDVDGVFSADPRIVPAARKLDRVSYDEMLELAASGAKVLVLRCVEYARRYEVPVHVRSSFSTHTGTLVTNEPAADSPEGAAVEQPIIAGVAHDRSEAKITVVGVPDVPGKAARIFQVVAGSGVNIDMIVQNVSAAATGLTDISFTLPASDGATATAALSEHQPDIGFQSLQYDDTIGKLSLIGAGMKSHPGVSAKLFAALSDAGINIEMISTSEIRISVVTRADSLDDAVRAVHTAFDLDADQQEAVVYGGTGR; the protein is encoded by the coding sequence GTGGCACTTGTCGTGCAGAAGTACGGCGGATCGTCGGTCTCGGACGCCGCCAGCATCAAGAGGGTCGCCAAGCGGATCGCGGCGGCCAAGCGAGCGGGTGACGACATCGTCGTCGTGGTCTCGGCCATGGGTGACACGACGGACGAGCTCATCGACCTCGCGCAGCAGATCACCCCGCTGCCCCCGTCCCGGGAGATGGACATCCTCCTCACCGCCGGTGAGCGGATCTCGATGTCGCTCCTCGCGATGGCGATCAACAACCTCGGCGTGAAGGCCAAGTCGTTCACCGGTCAGCAGGCGGGCGTCATCACGGACGCCGTGCACGGCCGCGCACGCATCGTCGACGTCGTCCCGCACCGCATCCGCGAGACGATCGAGAAGGGCCAGGTCGCGATCGTCGCGGGCTTCCAGGGCGTGACGGAGGAGACGAACGACGTCACGACGCTCGGCCGCGGCGGGTCGGACACGACCGCCGTCGCGCTCGCGGCGGGACTCGGCGCCGACGTCTGCGAGATCTACACCGACGTGGACGGCGTCTTCTCGGCGGACCCCCGCATCGTCCCGGCCGCCCGCAAGCTCGACCGGGTCTCCTACGACGAGATGCTCGAGCTCGCCGCCAGCGGCGCGAAGGTCCTCGTCCTGCGGTGCGTCGAGTACGCCCGCCGGTACGAGGTGCCCGTGCACGTCCGTTCGTCGTTCTCGACCCACACCGGCACGCTCGTGACGAACGAGCCGGCCGCCGACAGCCCCGAGGGAGCAGCAGTGGAACAGCCGATCATCGCGGGCGTCGCGCACGACCGCTCCGAGGCCAAGATCACCGTCGTCGGAGTCCCCGACGTGCCGGGCAAGGCCGCCCGGATCTTCCAGGTCGTCGCCGGGTCCGGCGTGAACATCGACATGATCGTCCAGAACGTGTCGGCCGCCGCCACCGGGCTGACGGACATCTCGTTCACGCTGCCCGCGTCCGACGGCGCGACCGCGACCGCCGCCCTGTCCGAGCACCAGCCGGACATCGGGTTCCAGTCGCTGCAGTACGACGACACGATCGGCAAGCTCTCGCTCATCGGCGCGGGCATGAAGTCGCACCCCGGTGTCTCCGCGAAGCTCTTCGCGGCCCTGTCGGACGCCGGCATCAACATCGAGATGATCTCGACCTCGGAGATCCGGATCTCCGTGGTCACGCGGGCCGACAGCCTGGACGACGCGGTGCGCGCCGTCCACACGGCGTTCGACCTGGACGCGGACCAGCAGGAGGCTGTCGTGTACGGAGGGACGGGACGATGA
- a CDS encoding GntR family transcriptional regulator, with the protein MFDGREPLYVQIADQIRQDVLSGALEAEEQVMSTTQYATTFRINPATAAKAFAELVDEGVLYKRRGVGMFVAPGAREKLRAERRDTFFADVVDPMLEQARLLGIDVDEVVARLRANAQAAQATQTDTPQAGAR; encoded by the coding sequence ATGTTCGACGGCCGTGAACCCCTGTACGTCCAGATCGCCGACCAGATCCGTCAGGACGTCCTCAGCGGCGCCCTCGAGGCCGAGGAGCAGGTCATGTCCACGACGCAGTACGCGACGACCTTCCGCATCAACCCGGCCACCGCCGCCAAGGCGTTCGCCGAGCTGGTCGACGAGGGCGTCCTCTACAAGCGCCGCGGCGTCGGCATGTTCGTCGCCCCCGGCGCCCGCGAGAAGCTGCGCGCCGAGCGCCGCGACACGTTCTTCGCCGACGTCGTCGACCCGATGCTGGAGCAGGCCCGCCTGCTGGGCATCGACGTCGACGAGGTCGTCGCCCGCCTCCGCGCGAACGCGCAGGCCGCCCAGGCCACCCAGACCGACACCCCCCAGGCAGGTGCCCGATGA